One genomic window of Salvia miltiorrhiza cultivar Shanhuang (shh) chromosome 4, IMPLAD_Smil_shh, whole genome shotgun sequence includes the following:
- the LOC131020401 gene encoding uncharacterized acetyltransferase At3g50280-like, which produces MAKVEVISSCIIRIAGSNANPISRLDLTPWDLQLLPLDPIQKGLLFHISPQSQQTLIDHLKSSLSRTLEFFPPLAGRLASTAHDDGTISFFLNCNNAGAEFVHAVAVETSVSDISEPKRIPKILASFFPQNSLPNWDGVSKPLLAVQVTELVDGVFIACTANHVVVDGISFWHFVNSWSEISRGFATISKTPVFKRDVDVKRPFRLPRLEQDPSRCSAPPLLLERVFHFSKQTLSKLKARANSEAATDKISSLQALSAHLWRSVWRCRFLDDQRCQEAPFVMLVGGRARIPLPEGYFGNAVMGAKTTVSAAELVHEGIGHAAMKINEMVAQQTREAIIKQMEDWAVNPTFLRKGGLAVVITSSPRHNVYGNDFGWGKPLAVRSGPGQKSDGKMTLFPAAETGGIDVEVCLAPETLRAIEGDAEFIEAFTV; this is translated from the coding sequence atggcaaaagttgaAGTAATATCCTCATGTATTATTAGGATTGCAGGAAGTAATGCAAATCCCATCTCAAGATTGGATTTAACTCCATGGGATTTGCAATTACTCCCACTCGATCCCATCCAAAAAGGCCTTCTCTTTCACATTAGTCCTCAATCCCAACAAACCCTAATCGATCACCTCAAAAGCTCACTCTCCCGCACGCTAGAATTCTTCCCTCCGCTCGCCGGCCGCCTCGCCAGCACCGCCCACGACGATGGCACTATCAGTTTCTTCCTCAACTGCAACAACGCCGGAGCTGAGTTCGTTCATGCAGTGGCCGTCGAAACATCGGTGTCCGACATCTCCGAGCCAAAACGCATACCTAAAATATTAGCTTCCTTCTTCCCACAAAACAGCCTTCCCAATTGGGATGGCGTTTCGAAGCCTCTGCTTGCGGTGCAAGTGACGGAGCTCGTTGACGGCGTTTTCATTGCCTGCACGGCGAATCACGTCGTCGTCGATGGGATCTCTTTCTGGCATTTCGTCAACTCCTGGTCGGAAATCTCCCGCGGTTTTGCTACGATTTCAAAAACCCCAGTTTTCAAACGCGACGTCGACGTCAAGCGCCCCTTCCGTCTTCCACGGCTGGAGCAGGATCCGTCGCGCTGCTCCGCTCCACCTCTGCTGCTCGAGAGGGTCTTCCATTTCAGCAAACAGACCCTATCCAAACTCAAAGCCAGGGCCAACTCCGAAGCTGCCACCGACAAAATCTCGTCGCTACAAGCGCTCTCGGCCCATCTATGGCGGAGCGTTTGGCGCTGCCGCTTCCTCGACGATCAGAGATGCCAGGAAGCTCCATTCGTGATGCTAGTAGGTGGGAGGGCACGCATCCCGTTGCCAGAGGGCTATTTCGGGAACGCAGTTATGGGTGCTAAAACGACCGTCAGCGCCGCCGAGCTGGTGCACGAGGGAATCGGGCATGCGGCCATGAAGATCAATGAGATGGTGGCACAGCAAACCAGGGAAGCAATAATCAAACAGATGGAAGATTGGGCGGTTAATCCCACTTTTCTCCGGAAAGGGGGTTTGGCCGTCGTCATCACAAGCTCGCCGCGCCACAATGTGTACGGCAATGACTTTGGGTGGGGGAAACCGCTTGCTGTAAGAAGTGGGCCGGGCCAGAAATCTGATGGAAAAATGACTCTATTCCCAGCCGCGGAAACCGGCGGCATCGACGTCGAAGTTTGCTTGGCGCCGGAGACGTTGCGGGCGATTGAAGGTGACGCTGAATTTATCGAAGCTTTCACTGTGTGA
- the LOC131020400 gene encoding uncharacterized acetyltransferase At3g50280-like, with product MAKVEAISSCIIRMAGNNANPISRLDLTPCDLQLLPLDPIQKGILFHNPLSKLNLIDHLKTSLSRTLDFFPPLAGRLATTAHAHATFSLFLDCNNAGVEFVHAVAAATSVADILEPKWIPEIVASFFPHNGLSNWDVVSKPVLVAQVTELVDGVFIGCTANHAVIDGVSFWHFFNSWSEISRGSDTISKTPVFKPWFPSNVPDDKRPLRLPWLEQDPPLSSVPPPRLERVFHFSKQTLSKLKARANSEAATDKISSLQALSAHLWRSISRCRYSGMSLDDGREAPFGIIVGLRTRIPLPEGYFGNALVSAKMTMSAAELVQKGVGHAAVRINELVAQHTKEKVIKVIEDWVVSPTLLRRGNYAFVMASSPRHNVYGNDFGWGKPIAVRSGPATKIDGKMTLFPAAEAGGIDVEVCLAPETLRAIEDDAQFMEVFTV from the coding sequence atggcaaaagttGAAGCAATATCCTCATGTATTATTAGGATGGCAGGAAATAATGCAAATCCCATTTCAAGATTGGATCTAACTCCATGCGATTTGCAACTGCTCCCACTCGATCCCATTCAAAAAGGGATTCTCTTTCACAACCCTCTTTCTAAACTCAACTTAATCGATCACCTCAAAACCTCACTCTCCCGCACACTAGACTTCTTCCCTCCGCTCGCCGGCCGCCTCGCCACCACCGCCCACGCCCACGCCACTTTCAGTTTGTTCCTCGACTGCAACAACGCCGGAGTCGAGTTCGTTCATGCAGTTGCCGCCGCAACGTCGGTGGCCGACATCTTGGAACCAAAATGGATACCTGAAATAGTAGCTTCCTTCTTCCCACACAACGGCCTTTCCAATTGGGATGTCGTTTCCAAGCCTGTGCTAGTGGCACAAGTGACGGAGCTCGTCGACGGCGTTTTCATAGGCTGCACCGCCAATCACGCCGTCATCGACGGCGTCTCTTTCTGGCATTTCTTCAACTCTTGGTCGGAGATCTCCCGCGGTTCCGACACCATTTCAAAGACCCCTGTTTTCAAGCCCTGGTTCCCCAGCAACGTTCCCGACGACAAGCGGCCCCTCCGTCTTCCATGGCTGGAGCAGGATCCGCCCCTCAGCTCCGTTCCACCTCCGCGGCTCGAGAGGGTCTTCCATTTCAGCAAACAAACCCTATCCAAACTCAAAGCCAGGGCCAACTCCGAAGCTGCCACCGACAAAATCTCCTCTCTGCAAGCGCTCTCGGCTCATCTGTGGCGGAGCATTTCGCGCTGCCGGTATTCGGGAATGAGCCTCGACGACGGCCGGGAAGCTCCGTTCGGGATTATTGTTGGTTTGAGGACACGCATACCGTTACCGGAGGGGTATTTCGGGAACGCGCTTGTTAGTGCTAAAATGACGATGAGCGCCGCCGAGCTGGTGCAGAAGGGAGTGGGGCACGCGGCGGTGAGGATCAATGAGTTGGTGGCGCAGCACACTAAGGAAAAGGTGATCAAAGTGATTGAAGATTGGGTGGTTAGTCCGACGTTGCTCCGGAGAGGGAATTACGCTTTCGTAATGGCAAGTTCGCCGCGGCACAATGTGTACGGCAATGATTTTGGGTGGGGAAAACCGATTGCTGTGAGGAGTGGGCCGGCAACGAAAATTGATGGGAAAATGACTCTGTTTCCTGCTGCGGAAGCCGGCGGCATCGACGTTGAAGTTTGCTTGGCGCCGGAGACGCTGCGGGCGATTGAAGATGACGCACAATTTATGGAAGTTTTCACTGTTTGA